Sequence from the Longimicrobiaceae bacterium genome:
TAGTAGATCACGCCCGGCCGCCGCACCGGGACGAAGCGGTTGGGGATCCGGCTGAGGCTCTCGGCGTGACCGAGGAAGAGATAGCCGCCCGGTACGAGCGCGTCGTACAGCCCCTGGATGGCCCGGGCGATGTTGTGGTCGTCGAAGTAGATGAGCACGTTTCTGCAGAAGATCACGTCCTGCGGTGGGAGCGAACCCCTCCAGTCTCGAGCGACCAGGTTCGCCTCGGCAAACTCCACCATTCGTTTGATGGCGGGCTTGATACTCCACATCTGGTCGCCGCAGCGGTCGAAGTACTTCGCCCGTTCCGGATCCTGTACGCGGCGGAAGGCGTTTGCCCCGTACGCCCCCCGGCGCGCCCGGACGAGCGCTTCCGAATCGAGGTCCACCCCGATAACGCGCGCCGACCAGAGCGATGTTGAGCCTAGTGCCCCCCGCGCCACGATGGCCAGCGTGTACGCTTCCTCCCCCGCCGCGCACCCCGCGCTGAGCACGCGAATCTCCCGTCGGGAGGCACGCTCCAATCCCTTCTTCACCTCCGGCAGAACCTCCGCGGCGAAGGCATCGAGCTGCGCCGGTTCGCGGAAGAAGTAGCTCTCGTTGTTGGTCAGGTGCGGGAGGAGCTGATGTCGCTCGCGCTCCTTCTCGGGATGGAACTTCAGATGGAGATATAGCTGCTCGAAGCTGTCGAAGCCGAGGGCGATCCGCCGCGCGTCCAGTCGAGAACGGAGAATGTCACGCTTGGCGGGCCCGAAGCAAAGACCGTATTCCTCGCTGAGCCATTCGCTGAACAGCCGGTATTCGCGGTCACTTAGCTCAGGCCTTGTCACGAGTCCTCGGAAGGCCGGTCCTGCAAGCCCGCGGCCACCAGGGCAGCGGTGTGACGCACCAGCGCGTCCTCGTCCTCCGCCGCCACCCGGTCGAGGGCGGCGACGGTGCTCGGTAGTTTCAGACGCTCCAGGGCCTTGATCGCCACCAGGCGGACTTCGCGGTCCGGGTCCTCGAGCGCGGCTTCCAGGTGCTGGGCCGTGTCGCGGCTCGACAGGCGCTGAATGGCTACGGCGGCGATCCGCCGGCGATCGCGGTCGGGGTCGTGGATGTGACGGGCAAGCGGCTCCTCGGCGCGAGCGTCACCCAGCTCCCCCAGCGCGGCCAGGGCCACCGCCCGGATGCCCGGGTCGGGGTCCGCCAGGACGCTGACGAGGGGTTGGAAAGCCTCCGGCGATCCGGTGCAGCCGAGTGCCTGGACGGCCTCGAACCGTCGTGGAGCATCGGCAGCGGCGAGCACGCGCTCGAGCTCAGCCACCGCCTCCGGGCTGCCGTCGGTGCCGAGCGCGCGGATGAGCGCGCGGGCCGCGGCTTCGTCGGTTTCGCGACGCAGCGCCGCGATCAGCTCCCGCCCTGTGGCAACGCCGCAGCGCCCGGCCGCCGCAGCCGCCGCGGCCCGGACTCGCGGGTCAGGATCGTGGAGCATCTCGGCCAGGGGTGCGCAGCGCTGGCTCCCCAGCCGCCCATAGGCGAGTGCCACCCCGAGCCGTACGCGCGGGTCTCGCCTGGACTCTTCCAGCACCGCCAGCACCTTCTCCACGTCGGCACGGCCGAGCGCGTCGGCCGAGGCGGCACGCATCTCCTCCTTTTCGCTCCCGAGGAGGGCGGCCACCCGCTGCAAGTCTTCCCGCGCTTCGAGCGGCGGGAGGAGGGACAGCAGGGTAGGGAGCTCCTCCGCAGATGCGCCATCCAGACGGCGCAGAATGGCTTCCGCGCGGAGCACGGCCGGGGCGTGCTCCAGGCCTACGACAGCGGCGCCCTCAGGGTCGTCCCGCAGGTGACCGAGCAGGGCATCGATCGCGCTGCGCGTGCCCGCGAGGCCGAGCAGACGCGCGCACTCGGGATCGCCGCTCGCCTCGAGCTCCTTTTTCAGCGCCTCCTCTTCATCACGTAGTGCCAGTTGGAGCCACTCCGGAGCCGGCTGATCGATCCGGGCGAGGATCTGCGCGGCCGCCCGGAGCGCCGCCCGCCGCGGTTCATCGGGCATCTCGACCATATCGCGGAGCGCCTCCAGCGACTCCGCGTCGCCAACCCGGCCCAGCGCCCGCGCAGCGGCGGCGGCCAGCCAGGGGTCCGTAGTCAGACGGGCGAGCACCGGGCTCGCCCGCGGGTCACCGAGGTCGCCGAGGGCGACCGCCGCGGCATTCCCCGTCCAGAAATCCCGCTTTTCGGCGAGCGCGATCAGCGCGCCGAGCGCGCGGGGATCTTTCAGCTCACCCAGGGCCTCGGCTGCGGCCGCGACGACGTTCGGCTCGGGGTCGCCGAGCGCCGCTTCCAGCGCCTCACGCGCGCGCGGATTCCCCGACTCGCCGAGCGCGTTGGCGCACAGGAGCCGCACGTCGCTGTCGGGGCTGTCGTGCAGTGCGCGGATCAGGAGGGGGAGGGGAGCGCTCGGGTCACGGGCGCCGGGGGTCGACAGCCCGGCCAGGGCGGAGCGCGCGCCGTTCCGACGGTCCGGGTGCGATCCCTCGGAGAGCTCGGCGATGAGCAGCTCTACCAGACGAGCGTCGGGCGTCAGCCGGCGGAGCACCTCGCGGGCTCCCTCGCGGGTCCACGCGCTCTCGCTGGCGAGGAGCTCGAGCAGCGTCTCCACCAACGGGCGGACCTCGTCCGCTTCGATCGCCGCCGCCGCGGCGTGGAGCGCTCCCTCGGGATCGCCCTGATGGATCGCCTCGCGGAGCTCCTCAGACACGGAAGGTGGTGACCAGTTCGGTGAGGCGGTTGGCCTGCGTGGAGAGCTCGCGCGCGGCGTTCGCCATTTCCTGCAGCGCGCGCTGCGTCGCGCGCGCCCCCTCGCTGATGTTTTCGGTCGCCTTCAGGACCATCTCCCCTCCACGCTTCTGCTCTTCAGTGGCGGCGAAGACCTCACGCGTCTGCCGGTTCATGTTCTCGATGGCTTCGGCGATCTGCCTCGCGCCGATTGCCTGCTCCCGTGTGGCCAGCCGGGTTTCCGACGAGATGCGCTCGATGTGACGGATCGCTTCCTGCGCCTGCTCCGCCGCGCTGATCTGCTGCTCGGTCGCGAGGGAGACCTCCTCCATGAGTTGCCGCGTTCGCCCGGAAGACTCGATGATCTTCTCGAGCGCCTTGCCTGCCCCGTTGGCGAGTTGGATGCCCCGCGGGGTCCGCTCCGCCATCTCCCCTGTCGACCGGACCGTCTGGCTGACATCCTCCAGTACGCTCTGGATGGTCGCGCCGATCTCGCGCGTCGATTCGACCGAGCGCTCCGCCAGGCGGCGGATCTCCTGCGCCACGACGGTGAAGCCGCGGCCGTGCTCGCCCGCCCGCGCCGCCTCGATCGCGGCATTCAAAGCCAGCAAGTTGGTCTGGTCCGCGATGTCCTCGATGACTCCGGAGATGTGGCCGATCGCTTCGCTCGTCCGCCGCAGGTCGGAGATGTCTTCCACCAGCCGCTGCATCTCCGCGTGGATCTGACGCATTGCATCGATCGTGCTCTCCACTGCCTCCCCGCCTGCTCGCGCGTCTCCCTCCGCCCCGCGGGCGATCTCCCGCGTCTCCTGCACGTGGCGGGCGACCTGCTGGATCGAGGCGACCATCTCCTCGATCGTGGCCGAGGTCTGCTCCACCGACACGCTGAGCGACTCCGTGCTGGTGGCGGTCTGCTCGATCGAGTTGCTCATCTGCGTGACCGAGCTGGAGGTCTGCTCCACGGAGGTCGCGAGCGATTCGGTGCTGCCGGCCACGCGATTGATCTGAGCCGCGATCTCCTCCATGGAGCTGGAGGTCTCCTCCGTGGAGCGCACCTGCAGGTCGGCGGTGCTGGAGATCTCCTCGGACGACGCGGCGATCTGCTCGGCGGTGGAGGCCACCTGCGAGGTGCTCCCGGCGACGCTGGAGATGATCGCCCGCAGGTCGCTGGACATCGAGTTCAGCGCGCGCACGACCTTGCCGACCTCGTCTTCGCCGCGCAACGGGGCCTGTCGCGTCAGGTCACCCTCGGCCACCGCCGAAGCGAGCTCCACCGCCTCCGAGAGGGGTGCGCCGATCCGGCCTGCGATCCAGAAGGCAATCAGCAGGGCGCCGATGGCCGCGAGCAGGGTGGCTGTCGCCGACGTCCAGCGCATCCAACGCAGGGCGTCGGCTACGTTCGCGCCGGCCTGGAGTGCCGCCCTGCCCGCCGCGTCGCTCAGGCTCGAAAGCGCCGACCGCGCCTGCTGCACCTGGTCCCGCGCGACGCCCTGCTGGTACCAGGCGATCACCGAGTCCACCGGCGGACCGCCCGGCTGCAGGGTCGCCTGGCGCAGCGGAATCGCCACGTTGGCCGCGGAGCTCTGCCAGGCCTGCATGGCCGCCTCGGCCTGGGAGAGGACCTCCTGCTGGCTCTGGTTTGCGACCTCCATGGCGTCGCGGAAGGCCTGCTGCTTCTGCTCGAGGAACTCTTCGTAGGCGGTGAGCGAGCGTGGGTCCCCGGTCAGGGCGTACTCGCGCACCGAGCCGTTCATCGAGGCGAAGGCGCGGGAGAGGTCGAGAGTGGTTGCCCAGAGCGCTTCGATCCTCTCGCGCTGATCGTTTTCGCGCTGGATGCGCTCCGCCTGGATCGCGACGACCACCGCGATCACGAACATGAAGGCCAGGATCAGTGCGTAACCCAGCAGGATCTTGTTCCGCACGGCCGTGTTCGCGAACCACTCCGAAAGGCGGCTCATCGTCTCTCCTCTTCGGGGGCGTTCTGCAGGTCCAGGACCTTGCTCAATTCCAGCAGGGTGACCAGCCGCTGCTCGCCGGGGGCCAGCACTCCGAGCACCCACCCCTCCGGGAGCGAGGCCTCGATCTCCTCGGGCGGCTCCTCCGCGCGCCGGTCGAGGGGCACCAGGTCGAGCACGGCGTCCACCAGCAAGCCGATCGATCCATCGCCGTACGGATCCCGCACGACGACCAGCCTCCCGGCGTGGTTCGCGGGTCGGCCCAGAAGGCGCTCGCCCAGGTCCAGGATGGGAACCAGCGCACCCCGCACGCTGGCGATGCCCAGAATGGTTGGAGGAGGGAAGGGGAGCCGGGTGATGGGCGGAGCGCGGAGAACCTCGCGAACCCTTCGCACGTCGATCCCGAATTCAGCCTCGCCCACGCGCACGACCACCGCTCGCTCCTCGCCGTCGAGCAGACCGTTACCCCGGTCGGTCAAGGCGCTCCCTCCCTGACGAGAGTCGTTGCGGGCAGAGCGCGGCGGGTCGACTCGCCACACAGCGAGGCCGGTGTCATTCGTCCGAACCCGGGTAGAGGTCGCGCACGGCCGCGAGCAGTTCCGGAGGTGTCCAGGGCTTCTTCAGGTAGCCGCTGGCTCCCGCCGCGATGGCCGCGCGTTCATCCTCCTCCTCGCCCTCGGTGGAGACCACCAGCGCGGGCGTCTCCGCCAGTCCGAGCTCCCCCCGCAGGCGCCGCAGGAACTCCAGGCCGTCCATCTGCGGCATGTTGATGTCGACGATGAAGAGGTCGACGTCGGGGTTTTCGGCGGCC
This genomic interval carries:
- a CDS encoding chemotaxis protein CheW produces the protein MTDRGNGLLDGEERAVVVRVGEAEFGIDVRRVREVLRAPPITRLPFPPPTILGIASVRGALVPILDLGERLLGRPANHAGRLVVVRDPYGDGSIGLLVDAVLDLVPLDRRAEEPPEEIEASLPEGWVLGVLAPGEQRLVTLLELSKVLDLQNAPEEERR
- a CDS encoding response regulator, which translates into the protein MRQLYRAVLSAEGAELIYAENGAEALDAAAENPDVDLFIVDINMPQMDGLEFLRRLRGELGLAETPALVVSTEGEEEDERAAIAAGASGYLKKPWTPPELLAAVRDLYPGSDE
- a CDS encoding HEAT repeat domain-containing protein; the protein is MSEELREAIHQGDPEGALHAAAAAIEADEVRPLVETLLELLASESAWTREGAREVLRRLTPDARLVELLIAELSEGSHPDRRNGARSALAGLSTPGARDPSAPLPLLIRALHDSPDSDVRLLCANALGESGNPRAREALEAALGDPEPNVVAAAAEALGELKDPRALGALIALAEKRDFWTGNAAAVALGDLGDPRASPVLARLTTDPWLAAAAARALGRVGDAESLEALRDMVEMPDEPRRAALRAAAQILARIDQPAPEWLQLALRDEEEALKKELEASGDPECARLLGLAGTRSAIDALLGHLRDDPEGAAVVGLEHAPAVLRAEAILRRLDGASAEELPTLLSLLPPLEAREDLQRVAALLGSEKEEMRAASADALGRADVEKVLAVLEESRRDPRVRLGVALAYGRLGSQRCAPLAEMLHDPDPRVRAAAAAAAGRCGVATGRELIAALRRETDEAAARALIRALGTDGSPEAVAELERVLAAADAPRRFEAVQALGCTGSPEAFQPLVSVLADPDPGIRAVALAALGELGDARAEEPLARHIHDPDRDRRRIAAVAIQRLSSRDTAQHLEAALEDPDREVRLVAIKALERLKLPSTVAALDRVAAEDEDALVRHTAALVAAGLQDRPSEDS
- a CDS encoding protein-glutamate O-methyltransferase CheR → MTRPELSDREYRLFSEWLSEEYGLCFGPAKRDILRSRLDARRIALGFDSFEQLYLHLKFHPEKERERHQLLPHLTNNESYFFREPAQLDAFAAEVLPEVKKGLERASRREIRVLSAGCAAGEEAYTLAIVARGALGSTSLWSARVIGVDLDSEALVRARRGAYGANAFRRVQDPERAKYFDRCGDQMWSIKPAIKRMVEFAEANLVARDWRGSLPPQDVIFCRNVLIYFDDHNIARAIQGLYDALVPGGYLFLGHAESLSRIPNRFVPVRRPGVIYYRRPADG
- a CDS encoding methyl-accepting chemotaxis protein; amino-acid sequence: MSRLSEWFANTAVRNKILLGYALILAFMFVIAVVVAIQAERIQRENDQRERIEALWATTLDLSRAFASMNGSVREYALTGDPRSLTAYEEFLEQKQQAFRDAMEVANQSQQEVLSQAEAAMQAWQSSAANVAIPLRQATLQPGGPPVDSVIAWYQQGVARDQVQQARSALSSLSDAAGRAALQAGANVADALRWMRWTSATATLLAAIGALLIAFWIAGRIGAPLSEAVELASAVAEGDLTRQAPLRGEDEVGKVVRALNSMSSDLRAIISSVAGSTSQVASTAEQIAASSEEISSTADLQVRSTEETSSSMEEIAAQINRVAGSTESLATSVEQTSSSVTQMSNSIEQTATSTESLSVSVEQTSATIEEMVASIQQVARHVQETREIARGAEGDARAGGEAVESTIDAMRQIHAEMQRLVEDISDLRRTSEAIGHISGVIEDIADQTNLLALNAAIEAARAGEHGRGFTVVAQEIRRLAERSVESTREIGATIQSVLEDVSQTVRSTGEMAERTPRGIQLANGAGKALEKIIESSGRTRQLMEEVSLATEQQISAAEQAQEAIRHIERISSETRLATREQAIGARQIAEAIENMNRQTREVFAATEEQKRGGEMVLKATENISEGARATQRALQEMANAARELSTQANRLTELVTTFRV